From one Flavobacterium sp. N502536 genomic stretch:
- a CDS encoding bacteriocin-like protein, whose product MKNFQKLTKEELKSINAGTGNCVPYPLCNGEQVTPIGQNSCGWYLYKTASNSTCMEYGLS is encoded by the coding sequence ATGAAAAATTTCCAAAAATTAACCAAAGAAGAATTAAAATCAATTAATGCGGGTACTGGAAACTGCGTACCATATCCTTTATGTAACGGTGAACAAGTTACTCCCATTGGGCAAAACTCATGTGGTTGGTATTTATACAAAACGGCATCAAATAGTACTTGTATGGAATACGGACTATCATAA
- a CDS encoding alpha/beta fold hydrolase translates to MKNILYKNTQISYTDSGQGTAIIFLHGFLENKKMWKDYIAPFSEKYRVITIDLLGHGESDSLGYVHAMEDNANAVHEVLNHLKIEKATIVGHSMGGYVALAFAELFPKSIRKLVLLNSTSRADSAEKKINRTRAIKAVKQNYITFVSLAIANLFSENNRTLLKDEIEKVKIQALKTPLQGIVASLEGMKIRKDREALLHQNLFPVLLILGKKDPVLNYEDSITQINDTTAELVSFEDGHMSHIENKEALKNVLFGFFE, encoded by the coding sequence TTGAAAAATATTCTATATAAAAACACCCAAATTTCTTATACTGATTCAGGTCAGGGAACTGCAATTATATTTCTTCACGGCTTTTTGGAAAACAAAAAAATGTGGAAGGATTATATTGCTCCTTTCTCTGAAAAATACCGCGTGATTACAATCGATTTGCTGGGTCATGGCGAATCGGATTCTTTGGGATATGTGCATGCGATGGAAGATAATGCCAATGCTGTTCATGAAGTATTGAATCACTTAAAAATTGAGAAAGCTACAATCGTCGGACATTCGATGGGAGGTTACGTAGCTTTGGCTTTCGCCGAATTATTCCCAAAAAGTATCCGAAAACTGGTGTTACTGAATTCTACTTCAAGAGCAGACAGTGCCGAAAAAAAAATCAACCGAACACGCGCTATCAAAGCGGTCAAACAAAACTACATAACCTTTGTAAGCCTTGCCATTGCTAATTTGTTCAGTGAAAACAATCGAACTCTGCTAAAAGACGAAATTGAGAAAGTAAAAATTCAGGCCTTAAAAACTCCTTTACAAGGAATTGTTGCTTCTTTGGAAGGAATGAAAATCAGAAAAGACAGAGAAGCGCTACTGCATCAGAATTTGTTTCCGGTTTTATTGATTTTAGGTAAAAAAGATCCTGTTTTAAATTACGAAGACAGCATCACCCAAATCAATGACACTACTGCCGAATTGGTTTCTTTTGAAGACGGACACATGAGCCACATTGAGAACAAAGAAGCATTGAAAAATGTACTGTTTGGTTTTTTCGAATAA
- a CDS encoding GNAT family N-acetyltransferase gives MKSNIKIRKVEKQDLNFVYQAINELENEILDFEVFSQIFDENISNPKNFYLVAEIGKEGVGFISFHTQNLLHHCGLVGEIQEFFIHQNYRGKGIGRQLINEIMQYADQNNLKSIEVTTNKRRVENVLIYENLGFGLTHNKFTIYK, from the coding sequence ATGAAATCAAATATTAAAATCAGAAAAGTAGAAAAACAGGATTTAAATTTTGTTTACCAAGCCATAAATGAACTTGAAAATGAAATTTTAGATTTTGAAGTATTTAGTCAGATATTTGATGAGAATATTTCGAACCCAAAGAATTTTTATCTGGTTGCAGAAATTGGGAAAGAAGGTGTTGGTTTTATTAGTTTTCACACGCAAAATCTCCTTCATCATTGCGGGTTAGTGGGAGAAATTCAGGAATTTTTTATTCATCAGAATTATCGTGGGAAAGGCATTGGCAGGCAATTAATAAATGAAATTATGCAATATGCCGATCAGAATAATTTGAAAAGCATTGAGGTGACCACCAATAAAAGACGGGTTGAAAACGTCTTGATTTACGAGAATCTTGGTTTTGGTTTAACGCACAACAAGTTTACGATTTACAAGTAA
- a CDS encoding aminopeptidase P family protein, protein MKYHQINSALFVKNRKKFTAEMKPNSVAVFNSNDIYPVSADSTLPFAQHRDIFYLSGVDQEESILLLFPDAPYESQKEILFLKETSEHIAIWEGEKLTKERAFQVSGIRTVYWLQDFHKILNEMMTYADTMYINTNEHYRATVETETREARFVKWWKERYPAHNVAKSNPILQRLRSVKESEEIDLIQQACDITEKGFRRLLSFVKPNVTEYEIEAELIHEFVRNRSKGFAYTPIIASGNNANVLHYIENNQQCKDGDLILLDVAAEYANYSSDLSRTIPVSGRYTERQKAVYNAVLRVKNEATKMLTPGTLWKQYHVEVGKIMTSELLGLGLIDKADVQNENPEWPAYKKYFMHGTSHHMGLDTHDYGLLHEPMKANMVFTVEPGIYIPAEGFGIRLEDNVVVQEKGEPFNLMRNIPIEADEIESLMNS, encoded by the coding sequence ATGAAATATCATCAAATAAACAGCGCTCTTTTTGTAAAAAACCGCAAAAAATTCACGGCAGAAATGAAACCAAATAGTGTTGCCGTTTTCAACTCCAATGACATTTACCCTGTTAGTGCCGACAGTACTTTACCGTTTGCACAACACAGAGATATTTTTTATCTGAGCGGTGTAGATCAGGAAGAAAGTATTTTGCTTTTGTTTCCGGATGCGCCTTATGAGAGCCAAAAAGAAATTCTTTTCCTAAAAGAAACCAGCGAACACATTGCCATCTGGGAAGGTGAAAAACTAACTAAAGAACGTGCTTTTCAGGTTTCAGGAATCAGAACCGTTTATTGGTTACAGGATTTTCATAAAATTTTGAACGAAATGATGACCTATGCCGATACAATGTACATTAACACTAACGAACATTACCGCGCGACCGTTGAAACAGAAACCCGTGAAGCTCGTTTTGTAAAATGGTGGAAAGAACGTTATCCGGCACACAACGTAGCCAAAAGTAACCCAATTTTACAGCGTCTTCGTTCTGTAAAAGAAAGTGAAGAAATCGATTTAATTCAGCAGGCTTGCGACATTACCGAAAAAGGTTTCCGCAGACTATTATCATTTGTAAAACCAAATGTAACCGAATACGAAATCGAAGCCGAATTAATTCACGAATTCGTTCGCAACCGTTCTAAAGGTTTTGCTTACACCCCAATTATCGCTTCTGGAAACAATGCCAATGTTTTGCATTACATCGAAAACAATCAGCAATGTAAAGACGGAGATTTAATCTTACTGGATGTTGCTGCCGAATACGCGAACTACTCCAGCGATTTATCACGTACAATTCCGGTTTCAGGAAGATATACCGAAAGGCAAAAAGCAGTTTACAATGCTGTTTTGAGAGTAAAAAACGAAGCTACAAAAATGTTGACTCCGGGAACTCTTTGGAAGCAATATCATGTTGAAGTAGGTAAAATCATGACCTCAGAATTGCTTGGTTTAGGCTTAATAGACAAAGCTGATGTTCAGAACGAAAATCCGGAATGGCCAGCATACAAAAAATATTTCATGCACGGAACCTCTCACCATATGGGACTGGACACTCACGACTATGGATTACTTCACGAACCAATGAAAGCCAATATGGTTTTTACAGTTGAGCCAGGAATCTACATTCCAGCCGAAGGATTTGGAATCCGCTTAGAAGACAATGTTGTGGTACAGGAAAAAGGAGAACCTTTTAACCTGATGCGTAATATTCCGATTGAAGCAGATGAAATCGAGAGTTTGATGAATTCTTAA
- a CDS encoding polymer-forming cytoskeletal protein codes for MHHSGFKLITIKEVKSQYPFLIDHEGFDYFDEWEEGDLFLVAHESVNFEGNFYSDLYEDKEKKWLANVLNLPLKEMEDLRIEGVLINGNLSVSGTIINAEGDYGPYVFIKGDVSCQSMLLGGSYVEIEGNVTAKEVVMTSYNHGNFKCAGCIEAPVFIVEDHYTTVADRKNDLFYYNDKTDEMNPKDECEYDEDSDEEVISTELRKHLDNPFITTFEELKRELEEGELVLKESNPPPKNQEYWQKRVSSNYRDLKVVPLQFKTTALCEMALNKTYHALAFVEEDFITSELCEKLVSKDGFALQVIPEPFITEELCWKAAESGTLVSLIPGRFYTEELIITTFKKGRNEPNINDVPSEFITDSLLEAYVKIGKGLWLDKVCKENGRDKISILKRVIDSGIEHLDPVFGNHFSKEVADYAAFVYESKNQREWSSYVQKYKVKFERLGLNEYLF; via the coding sequence ATGCATCATTCAGGTTTCAAATTAATTACAATCAAAGAAGTTAAATCGCAGTACCCATTTTTAATCGATCATGAAGGTTTCGATTATTTTGATGAATGGGAAGAAGGAGACCTCTTTTTGGTTGCACATGAAAGTGTGAATTTTGAAGGGAACTTTTACTCGGATCTTTATGAAGATAAAGAGAAAAAATGGCTTGCCAATGTACTGAATCTTCCCTTAAAAGAAATGGAAGACCTTAGAATAGAAGGAGTTTTAATAAATGGGAATCTCTCTGTAAGCGGAACGATTATAAATGCCGAAGGCGATTACGGACCTTATGTTTTTATTAAAGGAGATGTGAGTTGTCAAAGTATGTTGTTGGGAGGATCCTACGTCGAAATTGAAGGCAACGTTACAGCCAAAGAGGTAGTAATGACCTCCTATAATCACGGTAATTTTAAATGTGCAGGCTGTATTGAAGCTCCGGTTTTTATAGTTGAAGATCATTATACAACGGTGGCAGATCGCAAAAATGACTTGTTTTACTATAATGATAAAACAGACGAAATGAACCCTAAAGATGAATGTGAATATGACGAGGACAGTGATGAAGAAGTTATTTCGACTGAATTGCGCAAGCACCTTGATAATCCTTTCATAACAACTTTTGAAGAACTCAAAAGAGAGTTGGAGGAAGGCGAGTTGGTTTTAAAAGAAAGCAATCCACCGCCGAAAAATCAGGAGTATTGGCAAAAGAGAGTGTCGTCAAATTACAGAGATTTAAAAGTAGTTCCGCTTCAGTTTAAAACTACAGCATTGTGTGAGATGGCGCTGAATAAGACCTATCATGCATTAGCGTTTGTGGAGGAAGATTTTATTACATCCGAACTTTGCGAGAAATTAGTCAGTAAGGATGGTTTTGCACTTCAAGTGATTCCTGAACCCTTTATAACCGAAGAACTTTGTTGGAAAGCAGCCGAGAGCGGAACATTAGTTTCATTGATTCCGGGGCGTTTTTATACTGAAGAACTCATTATAACGACTTTTAAAAAAGGTAGAAATGAACCGAATATTAATGATGTCCCTTCTGAATTTATCACAGATAGTCTGCTCGAAGCATATGTAAAAATAGGCAAAGGATTATGGCTTGATAAGGTTTGCAAAGAAAATGGCAGGGACAAAATATCAATTCTAAAAAGAGTAATTGATTCCGGAATTGAGCACCTCGACCCTGTTTTTGGCAATCATTTTAGTAAAGAAGTTGCTGATTATGCTGCTTTTGTTTATGAAAGTAAAAACCAGAGGGAGTGGAGTAGTTATGTTCAAAAATATAAGGTTAAATTTGAGCGTCTTGGGTTGAATGAATATTTATTCTGA